DNA sequence from the Methylacidiphilum kamchatkense Kam1 genome:
TAGGATTGGCTTATGGAAAAATTTTAGTCACCGAAGACGGAGGAGCAAGCTGGAGACTTTATCAACTCCCTACTCAACGAGCGGTAAAGGCTCTTTGGTTTGACCAACTTGGAAGGGGATATGCAGCAGTAGAAAATGGAAATTATCTGAAATTAGCTGAGTCTTTGTTCAAAACTGATAATGGAGGGAAAAGTTGGAAAATCGTTTTATCTGGCGCTAAACAAATCAGCTCACTTTTTGGATTAAGCACTGTGAGGATTTGGGGAGCTGGATTTTGTCCAGGAATTCCTTCTACAGATTTAATTTTCCTTTCCAACACAGAATAGAAGGAATCAAAAAAATGGGTTTATTTCTTTGTTTAAAGCATAATGATAATAAATTCCAAATTTAAAAACTTCTTCCTAATTCTTTTCATATTAGAGATAAATTTTTTATATCCTACCATTTACAGCCAGCAAACGGAGAATGACACTCTTTATTCTGTTCTAGCAAAGAATCCTGTAATTATTGATGGAGACTTAAAAGAATGGGACCTCTCCGGAACAGTTCTTAGCTGCTATGATTGTTCAACTCTCAAAGACTCTCATTCTGTAGAAATAGCTTCAATGTTCGATCAAAAAAATCTTTATTTTTCCTTTCGATTCAAAGATTTCACACCAATGGAAAATTGGATAGATCCCTTAATTGATCCTCAAGGGGGATGGAAAGGAGATGCTGTACAAATTCGAATCAAGACATCATCAAACATCGTTCATATCACTTCTTGGTTTTATACTGTCAAACAACTTCCTTGGGTTAGCCTTCATTATGGGATGTGGGACAAGGATCCAAAAGCTTTTGATATTAACGATGGGAGCAAAATAGGCATTCAAGTAGCCTTTAAGAAAAATGAGGATGCAAAGGGATACAACCAAGAAATTGCGATTCCATGGAAAGTTTTAGGAATCAGCATGGATAGTGTTAGCCAATTTCAATCCATACAATTGTCCTGTGGACTAGAATTTTTTTGGGGCAATGTGAAAGGGAAAAATTGGCCCGAGCATCGATTTGCACACTTAATTAATCCACAAAATCCTCATCGTTCTTTTTTTTGGACTGACCCTACTGCATGGGGTCAAATTAAATTAACTAAAGCATGTCCTGTTCTAACGACTTTTCATAAGCAAAAAAATTTTCAATTATATCCAACAAAAGAAAAAATTCCTATTTCCTACGATTTGCCATTCGATAGTCATGTTAGCCTAGTGATTGAGGATCAAACAGGCCATAGATTAAGAAACCTTATAGGAGATGCCCCTAGAAGAGCTGGGAAAAACATTGATTGGTGGGATGGGAAAGATGATTATGGACAAAAATTACCTCCTGGAAAATATCTCGTTAGAGGACTTTTCCACAATCCTTTTAAATTGCGATATGAATTTTCTTTTGGAAATCCGGGTAATCCCCCTTGGCTTACACCAGATGGACAAGGAGGATGGCTTTCCAATCATGAAAACCCCTTAGCCATAAGCTGCGATAAAAATTCAATTTATGTTTCTGCTTTAATGGCCGAAGGAGCTTGTACAGTTATGGCTTTGGACTTGGAAGGACACAAAAAATGGGGCAATGGCGGAATTGCCGGTGGTATGTTAGCTAGACTAGGACCATTCCTATACATGGTTGTTGGCGGATCGTGCAAATATTATGACATTCCTGCTGGAGAAATTAGGTTAGTCAGATTCAATGCTGAAAATGGAGAACAAGTTTTATTTAAAGACAATCAACCCTATATAACCATTTATCATTTTAATCCTTCATTAAACCCTCCTCCCCCAAGAGAACCAGAAGGAGAAGCAATAGAAAATGGCAATTTGGATGCTAAATGGTGCCAATTACAAGTAATGGGATTTACCTCCAATAAGAATCGACTTTATTGTTCTTTGTTTTATGAAAACAAAGTTCTTGTACTTGATGAAGAAGGTCATATTCTCCGTTCATTCCATATTGAGCAGCCTACGGGAGTTGTTGCAGATGGGAATGGAATAGTTTATGTGATTAGTAATCATTCCATTTTAAAGATCAATCAACAAGGAGATATATTTCCTTTCATTACATCCGGACTTGATCATCCTATAGGTCTTGCTTTGGATCAAGAAGGAATGCTCTACGTATCCGATTGGGGTAGGTCAATGAATGTAAAAGTATTTTCCAGAGAAGGAAAACTACTTAGAGAAATTGGTAAACATGGTGGAAGACCTCTTCTTGGGGAGTATGACCCTCAAGGAATGTTTTTACCATTTGGAATTACTATTGATGAAAAAAATAGATTATGGGTTGCAGAATGGGACCAGTCTCCAAGAAGGATTAGTGTTTGGTCAACCCAAGGGAATTTTTTAAAAGAATATTGTGGATCAACTTTTTATGCTGGTCTAGGGTGCAATATCAATCCTTTTAATCCTTCTGAAGGAATAGTGATGGCAAATAAAGTGGATTTAGATTGGCAAAAAGGTCAATGGAGAGTAGCAAGCACATTATGGCGATCGAACAAATCAACTGCTTTATTTGGTCTTGGTCCTGAAATGTACCATCAATTTCTTTCAATTGAACAAAGAAATTTGATCGTTAGTGGATTTAAAAATTACCTCTGCATATCAGAATTGAAAGAAAATGGATATGCCAAACCGTTAACAGCAATGGGAAAAATCAGTTATTTTTTAAAAGAGAACTTTCGTCTTCCCAAATTTATTTCTGAGAAACTTTTCGCTGATCCGATCCAATTAAAATGGGCAAAAGAAATGTTCCCATCAATATTCCTAGGAGAAGGATGGAAGAATAGTAAAGAAGGAAACTATCAAGGACGAGAGCAATTATGGGACCTCCTGAATTATGAATCGCTTTCTAGAGGATATCCTCTTCAAAATTCTTTTCTATGGATTGATCTAAATGGAGATGGGCTTGTGCAAGAAAACGAACTAGAAATCTTTTCAGAAGAAGAACTTGGAGGTCCTATTTTTAGGGGAGAATGGTGGGCTCCTGTTATAGGCCCTGATCTCTCCAGTTTCTGGATCAATCAAAATAAAGATGTTGTTTCGGTTTGGAAAATTCCCTGTGAGGGATTTAATGATTCAGGCTCTCCAATATATAGCATAAAAAAAGCAAAACGAATTTTTGGGTTATTTCGGCCTCCTTCCAATGATGAACCACAAGGTTGGTGTGATTCAAAAGGAAATCTCCTTATCAATCATGATCCCCTAGAAATGCTCACCCAAGATGGGAAAGTGCTGTGGCATTATCCTAACCCTTGGTCAGGAGTGCATGGTAGTCATTCCGCTCCACAAGCTTCTCCTGGAAGATTAATTGGTCCGCTTTATGTTATTGGTTCTGCTATCTTAGAGAATGTTGGGGAGATATTTTGTATTGCTGGAAATTTGGGAGAAAGATATTTTTTTACTACTGATGGTCTCTACATTGGCAGTGTATTTAAAGATTGCCGAGCTGCCCCGGATACTCTTCCTCAAAAACAAATGCGAAGAATAGAAATCACTGATACTTCGGCAGGTGGAGAGAGCTTTGGGGGTCAATTTTTTAAGAATCCAACTGATAATAACTTTTATCTAATTGGACCCGTCAGTGATGCAAGAGAATGTTCAGTTGTTACAAAAATCGAAGGTTTAGAAACAATTAGTCGACTTCCTTCTCAATCTGTATTAATAAATACTACTAACGACGAGCCTGAATTGGGCTTGAAAAACAATCCTTCAAATACTTTTTTAACTATCACACCTCTTTCTCATAACCTAGCAGGTAATCCAAATCCAAATCTGTTTCATTGGGAATCAAATGAGGAAACAGCTCACTGGAGTTTTGATTCAAATCATCAAGCTTCAGCAAGTTGGACTTTTGATAAAGAATATTTTTATATTGGATTTCATGATGTTATGGATGAATCCCCTATGATCAACTTTGGGAAAAACCCATTCCAACTCTTTAAGACTGGAGACGCTGCCATTTTTGAATGCGGACAATCTAGAAATATTTCAAAAGAATCAATAAAAATGGGCGATTTTAGACTTGTTTTTTCCGTATATCAAGGCAAACCAATCGCCGTTATCTATCGCTATCTAGCTTCTGGATCAAAAAAACCTATGACTTTTGCGTCCCCAATTGGATCAACAACAATTGATCAAGTAAAAATTCTTAATGACGCTAAAATAAGCATCATAAGAGAAAAAGATAGATACAGTTTATATGCAACGATACCTATAAAAGAGCTTGAACTTGATTTTTCACATGAGGAGAAGTTACTAGGAGATTTCGGAATTATTTATTCAGATAAATATGGAACAATCGATTCTTTAAGAATGTATTGGTCCAATAAAAATACAGGAATGGTTAATGATTTATCTATTGAATCATCTATTGATCCAAAACAATGGGGAATATTTTGGATTAATAAATAATTAATCTTTATATTATTTATAATAATTATTAAGTAATAATTGATACTTATTTGTTTTGAAATAAAGATATTATGCCTTCTAATTCTACAGCTCCTATAAGTATAAAAGAAAAAATACGTGAACTCTTCAATATTTTATGCATGCGTTTACATGAACCTAAAGGAATTGATAGCATGCAGAGATTATTTGATGATTTAGACGAATATAACGAATTGCTTTTTAAATTCACAGGAAAAACTATAGAAAATTCACGTGTTTTTGAGATTGGTTTCGGAGCTCGACCTTTAAGAATGGCTCTTCTTCAAAGTTATGGTGCTCATGTTAAAGGAGTGGATTTGGATATTCCTTTTCTTCACGGGAAGTTTTCTGAAATTATAAGAATATGGAAACAAAATGGAAGTGAAAGAGCAATTAAGTCATTTATTCGTTATTACCTATTTGATCTTTCCGAAAGAAATACTTTAGCAAAAGCTATCGAATTACATGGAAAAAAAATGAATTTTTCGTTCTCCAATGAAAACCTTTTTTTTTGTGATGCATCTGAATTAGAATTTCAACCTAATAGCTTTGATCTAATAATTTCTGAAGATGTTTTTGAACATATAACAATGCCTTCTCTTCTCAAGCTTATCCCAAAAATAGCTCACTGGTTAGACTCTAATGGACTGGCCTTAATTCGACCAAACATCTATACAGGGATCAGTGGAGGACATCTTACCGAATGGTTTCCTTCGACAGTTAATTGCGAAATAAAACGAAAAAGTGAGCCTTGGGAACATCTTAGAAAAAATAGATTTCGGCCAAATACTTTCCTTAATAAGCTTTCACGAAAAGATTATCGGGCTTTATTTTCTCAAAGATTTTGTATATTAGAAGAACGGGTCAAATATCCTTACCTTGGAAAGAAGTGGTTAACTCCTGAAATTCAACACGAACTTAGAGAATATTCAGAAGACGAACTTTTTTCTAATACAGTACTTTTCGTTTTAAAACCCATAAAGTAAGCCAATAGACGACATCTTTTTATCAAAATATACTTATTAATAAATTGCTCTACTAATCTTGACTATACATATCAGTTTTTTTATTAATTAGATTTATATTATGTATATATCTGTTGTAATCCTTACCTACAATTCAGAAAAAACAATCAGTTCCACTCTTCAATCAGCTCTTGCTGTTTCAGATGATATCCATATTGTAGACTCCTATAGTACAGACAATACTTTAAAGATATTAAACGCTTATCCAGTTCATATTATTCAACATCCTTTTGAAAACTATGCCAAACAAAGAAATTATGCTATTGAAAATTTACCCATTAAAAATAATTGGGAACTCCATTTGGATGCTGATGAAAAACTTACTCCTGGGCTTATTCAGGAATTAAAAGATCCCACTCTATTTAATCAAGAGCAAATTGATGGATATTATTTACCTAGAATAGTGCGTTTTCTTGGAAAAATAATAAAGCATGGAGGAATTTCTCCAACTTGGCATCTTAGATTGTTCAGAAGAGGGAAAGGACACTGTGAAGATCGCCTTTATGATCAGCATTTTTATGTGCGAGGACAAACAGCAAAACTTTCAGGAACAATGATTGATGATATCCAAATGGATTTGACTGAATGGATCCAACGACACAATAGATGGGCTTCTTTAGAAGCCCAAGAGATTTACTATAACCTCAATAATGGGAAAAATATTAAAGCTAAATGGCAAGGAAATCCAGTTGAACAAAAAAAAGCATTAAAACAGCTTTATTATAAGCTACCCCTTTTCATCCGTCCTTTCCTGTTATTTGGATATCGATATTTTATTAAACTAGGTTTTCTAGATGGATTTGAGGGATTGATTTTCTATGTGTTACAAACATTCTGGTTTCGCTTTCTTATTGATGCAAAATTATGGGAGTATTCTAAGAAAGAAAAATTTCCTAATCATCTTGTAAAACAATAAACTACTTAGAAAAGCAGAAAACAAGTATTTTTCATTATTTTCTCATAACTTTCGATATAATAGTATGAGCACTTATTCTCGTGCATTGTTAACCAAAGGAATAAGTTGTGATACTGTATATACTATGGTTTTAAAAGAAGTTTTATCTCGTAAGCAATATTTTCCCTCGTTATAGATATTGGCTGTGG
Encoded proteins:
- a CDS encoding WD40/YVTN/BNR-like repeat-containing protein encodes the protein MAYGKILVTEDGGASWRLYQLPTQRAVKALWFDQLGRGYAAVENGNYLKLAESLFKTDNGGKSWKIVLSGAKQISSLFGLSTVRIWGAGFCPGIPSTDLIFLSNTE
- a CDS encoding class I SAM-dependent methyltransferase, whose amino-acid sequence is MQRLFDDLDEYNELLFKFTGKTIENSRVFEIGFGARPLRMALLQSYGAHVKGVDLDIPFLHGKFSEIIRIWKQNGSERAIKSFIRYYLFDLSERNTLAKAIELHGKKMNFSFSNENLFFCDASELEFQPNSFDLIISEDVFEHITMPSLLKLIPKIAHWLDSNGLALIRPNIYTGISGGHLTEWFPSTVNCEIKRKSEPWEHLRKNRFRPNTFLNKLSRKDYRALFSQRFCILEERVKYPYLGKKWLTPEIQHELREYSEDELFSNTVLFVLKPIK
- a CDS encoding glycosyltransferase family 2 protein; its protein translation is MYISVVILTYNSEKTISSTLQSALAVSDDIHIVDSYSTDNTLKILNAYPVHIIQHPFENYAKQRNYAIENLPIKNNWELHLDADEKLTPGLIQELKDPTLFNQEQIDGYYLPRIVRFLGKIIKHGGISPTWHLRLFRRGKGHCEDRLYDQHFYVRGQTAKLSGTMIDDIQMDLTEWIQRHNRWASLEAQEIYYNLNNGKNIKAKWQGNPVEQKKALKQLYYKLPLFIRPFLLFGYRYFIKLGFLDGFEGLIFYVLQTFWFRFLIDAKLWEYSKKEKFPNHLVKQ